The following DNA comes from Miscanthus floridulus cultivar M001 chromosome 5, ASM1932011v1, whole genome shotgun sequence.
cgagcttcagactgacctgatcgatggatacgatcagatcatcattgttgatctgcctcctctggtagcgaggaagcaggcaGTGAGTTGtcaatgaaggcgacctcggaagcAGTTCTAAGATCAGATCTACAGCCGTGGGAGCAGGGGTGGTCGGCGCAGGATGGATCTGCACtgactcgaggagctctctgacttcgtcagtgttgatgacccacgagatggatccgaccatgactATCTGGCTAGGCTacagaagggacgaagagcctgcggaaaataccatcttgttcgataaggaaacagcacgcacacccctacctagcgcgtcaactgtcgatagaatatcatcggcagttctccgaggggtatcccatgaaggtagattgatcgacagaggagcgcgtgatcaagaacaagaaggcaacagagacacatgagctatacaggtttaggctgttagtatgacgtaataccttactcttgtggtctgttggtttgtattagctatcgtatgatatgctgtGATTTTGGAggaggtccctgcccgccttatatagtccaggggcagggttacaagttggttagatttgagagataaccaaaaagtaataacagattacaagcatcatgggatcatatgtatcctaacagatcatggtagcatcttcaggatatcttcctcatgtcttgtggaaggcgccgagcagagtcgtgccccgcaaggctttgtcttgtgggctgggccgcccctgggggcgcagcccatgtggtctgccatgggtatccaggggtTGTACCCCCTACACCCGCCTGCCGGTAGCTGCGCGCTCGTTCGCACCGCCGCCTGCGCCCGCGTGCTCGCTCACCGGCTGCCACTCGTTCGCGCCACGCGAGCTCACCCCGCCGGTAGCCACGTGTTCGTTCGCGCCGCCACCTGCACCCACGTGCTCGCTCTCCGACCGCCACTCGCTCCTCCAATAGCCATGCGCCTGGCCCGCCTGCCATCAGCCGCACGAGCTCGCCCCATCGGCAGCATGCGCTCGCCCGTTCGTCAGTAGCCGCACGCTTGTTCACGCCGCCGCCTGCGCTAGCGTGCTTGCTTCCCGGCCGCCGCTCGTTTGTGCCATGCGAGCTCGCCCCGTCGGCAGCCACACGCTCACCCACGCCGCCGCATGCATCCACATGCTCGCTCGCTGGCCGCCGCTCGTTCGTGCCGTGCGAGCTCGCCCATGCCGACCGCTTGCTCAGAATGAAGGAGAAAGGCATGGAGGAAGGGAtaaggaagagagagaaaacatGCACATTTATTATATGTAGACACTCGTATAAAGAAGGGTATTCTGGACATTATCACTGGTCGGGTCCGTATGTCAGAGTTGTCAAACGGTGGAAACCTAATAGAAGGCGAACGGAATGGCGTGTAGGCCAAGAAAATTTAACGTCATGACATGAGGATCTGACAGAAGGCGAACGGAATGACACGGAGAATAAGAAAATTTAATGTCATGACATCAGGATTCATATGAATTTTTTAGTGATACCTAGGAACGAAGCATCGCACATAGAAAAATCCTCTAATAAAAGCCAGAGGAGGTTCGTGTGTGCACCCGCCCCGCCCCCACCAGGCTACAGAACTGAGATGAACCCGCGTCGATGCTCTCCTCACGCTCGCCCCCAGGCCTGTCGCATGACCACATGCATACAGCTCGTGCAATATGGAGATGGATCGGTCTAAAAAATAGGAATACTATACAACACATATATGTTTTAGGGAAAAAAAACACATTGATTTTTTTCTCTCACTTTTTCCActggctccggcgagctcgccccTGTCATAGAACTGCCGTGCTTCTAGGATGGAAGGATTGAAGTACCATCGCGCCGCACTCTAGTGCACCCCGCGCACGTGCTCGGCCGTCACGGAGGAAGCAGGACCGGCTTGCACTCACTGCAGGTGGGACTGTGAGAGATAGCAGTTGGGATAGCGAGAGGAGTTGGCAGatacagaggaggaagaagaaaagtaGAGGCAGATGAATGATTTAGCTCGGGTTTTTCAATCCGTTACAACGCGCCCCCTCCTTTCTGGAGTTCTGTTTTCCTTTATACTGATTACAGAGGACAAGCCTCTTCACGCACGCAGGTGAAAGTCAGACGGCCCAATCTTTTCCAGTGTATTTGGGGTTCACCTTCCTGGGCCTTGGCCTGTCGGCCCGTATCTTCAAGATCTCCTGGCCCATCTTGCTCGTAGTCTCTTCTGAGGTTGCCATTGGTAGCTGAGTACTGACATTCCCCCTTCCTTTGGTCGCTACTTGCCCCCAAGTAGTGGATCTTGGAAACTCCTAGCGAAGGGCTTCATAATCCTCCCAAGTGGCTAGTTCCAATGGCAAGTTGTTCCATTTAACCAACACTTGAGACACCCGAACAGCATCGCGAACCACCGAGCGAGTCTGTAATATCGTCTCTGGAGAAAGATGTAAGGCAAAATTAGTTGGAAGAGTAGGCACCACCTGATGAGATGCACCCATGGCCTTCTTGAGTTGGGAAATGTGGAAAACCAGATGAAGCAATGAATGAGCAGGTAACTCCAACTTATAAGCCATAGACCCAACACGAGCTGAAATACGGAAGGGACCAAAGAAACGAAAAGCCAACTTCTGATGAGCACGGGGAGCAAGAGAAGACTGCACATATGGTTGGAGCTTCAAGTAGACCAGCTCATTCACTTCGAACGAGCGTTCTGAATGGTGAAGATCAGCGTGTTTCTTCATACGCTGCTTGGCTCGATGGAGATGATGTTTAAGGAGCTGGTCCATCCAGTCACGTCCAGAAACCCACTGAATCACTTCTTCATTAGCTGTGGAGCCCAGAGCAACAGGAAGCAAGTGAGGCGAGTAACCATAGAGGGCTTCAAATGGAGTTCATCTAGTAGCAGAGTGAGTGCAGGTGTTGTACCAAAACTCAGCAGTAAGAGCATTGAGCTGGCGATAATCAATGCAAAACCACCATGTGGAATCCTTTTTCTTCATGAGTAAAACGGGGGAAGCAAAAGCACTGGAACTTGGCTGTATAATCCCCTGTTGCAGCATATCATGTACTTGCTTCTCTATTTCAGATTTAAGGATGGGAGCATATCTGTATGGCAGTACAAAAACAGGTTGGGCACCAGCAATCAGTGGTATAGTGTGGTCACAATCCCTGCTAGGAGGTAAACCGAGTGGTGGGATAAATAGGTGAGCAAATTCATCCAACAATGGTTGAACCACAGGACTGACAGAAGGATGCTGAGACTAAAGGGTTTCCAGCACGATGGACAACTGCAGAACAGACCCTGCTAGAAGAGCAGCCATATTACCCCAAAGATATACAGACTTATCCTGATATGGAATGCAAATCCACTGTTGACTCCAATCCACTTGCATAGGATTGAAATGGGACATCCAGTCAAGGCCTAGAATCATATCATAAGAGCTCAGAGGTAACAGTTTCAAATCAGTGGTGAAAGAATAGCCCTGGACCGACCAACTAGCAGCGGGAATGTGGGAATCACAACTGAGCATAGCCCCATTAGCAACCTAAACTGTGACTACAGGACATAATGGCTGGACACCAGAGAGGGAACCCGCCAAGGCTAGACTGACAAAAGAATGAGAACTACCAGAATCTAGTAAAATAGATGATGGATTGCCTTGTATATCACCAGATAAACAGAAAGTCTTGGGGGAATGAGCACCCGCGACAGCAGCAACAGAAAGATGCATCATAATTTGAGCAGCAACAGGAGAAGTAGGACCTGAATCATCCATAGGAATGTCTTCTTCAGGAAAAATGTCGAGGAGCTCTTGGACGAGATGGAGCTGAACTGCCTCAGAGCAGCGATGGTCGCGACTCCATTTAGCCCCACAACGAAAACATAAGCCCTGGGCACGGCGTGCAGCACGCAGGGACTAAAACTTCTCATCAGTAGTGGAAGAGAAAATAGGCCCAGTGCGTTTGCCATCCATAGCATCAGGACGGGGTGGCGAAATAGGTAGCGGTACTCCACCATGCCATGCCGCCTTCTAGGTAGGCGCCGCATCAAAACGCCTGAAGACCCTCTTAGAGACACCCAGCGCCTCTTCCTGCAATTCAGCCAAAATGCAGGCAGCATCGAGAGTAGACGGCTTGTGGACAAGCAAAACAGCTTTAATATCATCACGTAATCCATCAATGAAGCGTTGAACATAGTATAGTGGGTCTGGGTGTTTAGCATAGGCTTTAAGTTCATCGACCAAACTGACGAACTGCTCAATATAATCGGCTACTGAACCATTCTGACGAATACGGAATAGACGACGCAAAAGCACTTCATGCTCATCGCGTCCAAAACGAGAGAGCAACTGAGCACAAAAGACATCCCACTCGATGGACTCAAGGTCATCTTCAATTGAAGAGAGCCAACGCTTGGCGGGGCCATGAAAATGCATAGTGGTAGCCGACACCCAGACAACAGACTCAACACGGTATAGGCGAAAATAATGTATGGCTTGCTTAATCCACAGCTTCGGATGTTCCCCTTTGAACCGAGGAAAATCGAACTTAGGAAGCTTACCTGTGTGATCCCCCCTAGATCCGCCCTGGTACTCGGACTCAAAATGGTGACTCGGTGGAGGGTGGGGTGGACGGGCTATCGATAAAGGCAAAGGGAAAAGGGAGTGGCTAGACGACATACCCGTGGCATGTGGTGGCAACAGAGTGGTGACCACTCCGAAGCCACCCTGGTTGACGCGGCGCCCGTTGGGTGGGTTGGCTGCATATCCCGTAGATGGGCGCGGGGCAGCCTCGAAGCCACCATGCGGAACAAGAGTGTTCGGCAGAGTCGACAGCTCCGGCTTGTAGTTCGGCGATGGAGGAGCCGTGCGGAACGTCGGGGATGGCGGTGAAGACTTGAGCGCAGGCGAACGCATGGGGTTGTTGGCGAAGACGGCCGCACTCAGCGAGGTAGGGGCGGACGAGGACTTGGCGACGAACACGGATGGCATGGATCCATGAAGACCAGGAGTAATGCTCGGGCCGTCCACCATGGATCTCTCCATGAACTTGGAGATCTTCCTGACCTCCAGCTTGAGGGACGCCAGACGGTTCACCTCGACCCACAAATCGTCGATGAGGCTGTCGACTCCCAGGCGCCATTCGTCGAACACCTTCGCCGCGTTCTCCAGCGCGTCGAGGCGAGTCGATGAAGCACTCGCGGTACCGTcgaacttcttctccaggtcgtCGAAGCGGCGGTCGATGCTGTCGAAGCGTGTGCCGAAACGGCGATCCATCTCATCGAGCAACAACTTCTGAGTGGGGTCCATCACGCCGAACTTCTTCTAGCGACGGGTGAAATGGTCGTGAGATGCGGCGGACGAGGGCTCCAGATCGTCGAATGGAGGATTGAAGAAATCTGATACCAAATGTGAGAGATAGCAGTTGGGATAGCGAGAGGAGTTGGCAGatacagaggaggaagaagaaaagtaGAGGCAGATGAATGATTTAGCTCGGGTTTTTCAATCCGTTACAACGTGCCCCCTCCTTTCTAGAGTTCTGTTTTCCTTTATACTGATTACAGAGGACAAGCCTCTTCACGCACGCAGGCGGAAGTCAGACGGCCCAATCTTTTCCGGTGTATTTGGGGTTCACCTTCCTGGGCCTTGGCCTGTCGGCCCGTATCTTTGAGATCTCCTGGCCCATCTTGCTAGTAGTCTCTTCTGAGGTTGCCATCGGTAGCTGAGTACTGACAGGGACCAAACAACTGGAGCCAATCAGCGCTAGACATCGAGCACGGTCGGCCAATCCCAGAACGACAGCAGCACCGACGCGCAGAGGCCGCGACTGGCGCTGGCGACCTGACCCAGCCTCCGTATCTTCTTCTCTCCGATTTGCGATTtctcctttcatagaaaaaaaatgtttCTTGTGATATGTGGATCTATGAATATGTGattttgtgatttgtgattgtctggaggtagaagaagcctggaggctgttggatcttaattttatagtgcaaaaaaaaatcatgtgttgaaactaTATAAAATACATAGGTGTTGAGTAGACAGACTAAAAAAATCCGGATCGGTCTAAAAAAAATGTACCTCTTCGGTGTCGCTCACGCCAGATCAAACAGGAACGACGCCAGCTCGGTCTAAAAAAATCCGGATCGGTCTCAAAAAAAAACCTCTTCGGCTATAAATAAAGTGTCGCCTCACACCAAATCAAACAGGAACGACATCATCTCTCAGGTAATTCTCACCTCTTTTCCTATTAAAAAACGCCAGCTCTCAGATAATTCTCATCTCTTTCTCTATTAAAAAAACAGTGTTCgaacaccaaaaaaaaaaatcagattcaacatttatatatatttttatatgttCTCGTGACTCTCTCCTTCTATTTTTATAGTCACAATCTCTACTTAATGAACGGGACAAACCAAATTAACAAAGGTAAATACTCACATGTGTATATATACCTAGCCCGCAGGCGTCCGGCGTGCCATGGGGGAGCCGAAAAAAAAAATTTACCGCGGCATGGCCCGACGTCTCTCATGGCACAAATCAAAGCGGCAGGAAGCACGATGGGGTCGTGCCGTGCCGCCACCTCTTTGAATACCAGATCCGATATGAAGTCCTCGAAGCGTAGACCCATGTAACCAGCTGACACGTTGATAAATAAATAGAGGAAAAGAAGGTCTGAATGAAATTCAAAATAGTTCAAGGTTCTCGATGCAAAATCATTTATAGCTTTTTATTATTTTGTAAAATGATCAAAACCATCGACGTGATGGTACGGAGAGAAGGTTTGCTTACAGTAAACACAATGCACCGTAGCAACATCGCATCACGGTAGAATAGCAGCCTACCATAATAGCCTTTTTTGTTACAGCGATCACGCATTTTACAGCCACGCCCACGCCAACCTGCTTCCTGTTTTTCCTTCGCGCAAACCACCACATCAGCATCTCGGAAGCAACGCCGTACCGAATCGAAGCGCGACCCGTTCCTCCTCTGACTTCTCCCCCGGCTGCCCGCGACTGCGAACCCGATCTCGATTCGATCCCATGGCGGCCGCCCTCTCCTCCTCGCGGCGCGCCCTGCACAccctccaccgccgcctcctcctccaccctttccCCTCACCAGCAgccgccgcgcgccgcgccctACCCACACTCACACCCACTCGCACTCCCATCCCCGCCCACTCCCCCACCTTCTCCTCCTCCCGATTCTTCACCAACCCGCGCCCCGCCCCCGATGCGAGGCTGCGGCGCGGGCGGCTGGTGGGCGGGGTCAGGTCGGCGGCGAGCGGCGGTTCGAAGCTGGCGCCGCTGGGCCAGGGGGTCAAGGGGCTGGGGCGGCCCGTGGAGGCGGCGAGGAGCGCCGCCGCGCGGTACCGCGCGGCCGTCGGCCTGCAGGTCGAGGCCTTCTGGCGGCGCAACTACATGGTCCTCGTCGGCGCGGGCGCAGTCGTCGTCTGCGTCGCGCTCTGGAGGATCATGTTCGGCATCGCCAGCACCTTCGTCGGCCTCTCCGAGGGCATGGCTAAGTACGGCTTCCTCGCCCTTGCCACCGCCATTGTTGCCTTCGCCGTGAGTAGCATTTCCTTCTTCTCGTATTAGGTTTAACTCTGGGCTAGCTAACTACTAGTGTGTTGTGGTGAACTCTGCATGTTGCTATGTTTCTGGTTGGCTATAATCAGGACGCTTTGGAATTTGTCTGTCACTACTGCAGTACTGCTGTTCTGATGGTTGATGGTTCAGCTTACTGCACATTAGCATATCACGACTGTTAAGACTAATAGCTATCCCAATGTGCTATATTCACGATAAGACTTAAACACTTACTCCGAGTAtatggtgtttggtttgaggaatcaaACCATTCTAGATGAGGTGGTGCATCATGAGTTTATTCCTCAAATTTGGTGGAATGACTCCATTCCTCACACTAGTACTTATTTATTAGCTTACCTTGTGAGAAATGAGGTGATGATGCATCAATCCAttccattccacaaaccaaacaaaaaagtgAAGAGTGAGAAGATGATGGACTAACCTGTTCCTCAAACCAGACACCCTATTACTGAACTGCACTTTGTGGTCATTCTGTTGATCATATGAATTGTTGTTGCCATCTTTCATGAAGCAATACATTGGGTCATATGGCCGAGCAACATGGCCAGCTGTTACATACCATATTAGGATGGACTGTAAATATGTGTCACTCCTGCTGTTCTGATGGTTCAGCTGCCTGCACATGAGCACACAGACTGTTAAGGCTACATTTGCCCCATGAGCCTATGTTCATGAAAAGACCTATGAACTGCTCTTGGTGACCATTCTGTTCATTATACTGATGATTGCTGACATCTTTGGTAAAGCAATACATTGTACCAACTGTATGACCAAGCAACATGCCTGAATGTTACATACCATACAACTAGCCCCTAGCCTTATCTCATGTCGCAAGCACTGCGTGtcattctttcttttttttggatTTGCCAAATAATTCTTACTTAGCTATGGCCTATGGGTATTAGGTGTCAATTCACCATTTGCACATTAATAGAACTGTTATGCAGACAACAGCTTACCATGTTGGGAAACAAATAGAGAGCCTATACCCTGCCAGATGATGAGATGATCATATTAATAGCAGATAAACCATGCATCAGGTGCACTTATATTAGGATCTTTGCCTTTGTGTTATCTCATTTTGGGTGTCTGTGGCCTAGGCCATATTAATCTGTGAAAATAATTACAATCTGTTCAGCTGCAGAACATAATATGAAATATATGAGTAGTGTGAACTTGACTGCAGGGTACTGAATCCATTTTAACTGAAAATTATCAGTGAACTAGTGTACTTTCCGCACCATATATCTTCTTGCCAGTTTTCTTGTGCCTAGTCTTTTGGTTCACTCTCAGCCTTTTCACATTGAGCACTTATGAACTGATGCTATTGACTATCTATCTTTGTTCTATAGGGTATGTATGCCCGGGCAAGATTAACCATAAACCCTGACAAGGTTTACCGGCTGGCTATGACAAAACTCAATACATCTGCTGCAATCCTTGAAGTTATGGGTGCGCCCCTAACTGGTACTGATGTCAGAGCATATGTTATGTCTGGAGGAGGCGTGAAACTAAAGGACTTCAAATTTAAGCTTGGCAGTAAACGGTGCTTCCTCATTTTCCCCATCAAAGGATCAGAAAGAAGGGGTCTCGTAAGTGTTGAGGTCAAGAAGAAAAAGGGACAGGTATTTGGATTTCTTTGTATACTTTTAGTAACATTATGCCAGTACTCAGTAACCTAGACTAACTAATAGACACATATGATGTTTGTATAATCACATTATGATTAAGGTCACAAACATTTAGTGAATAAACAATAGTTTGGGCACACATTGCAAAAGCAGAGTTAAATGAAGCATCCTCTCCTGCATGTTCCTTTATGATATATTAATATTGTTTTTCCTTCAGATGTAATGGTACTGTTATATTTGGGTGACAGCTCTTTTGTTGAAATGATTGACAATAATAGAATTAtggaacaaaaaaaattaaaagatgCAGTAAGCCATCTTGAAAACACTTTATAGTATTATTTGAAGAACCaaacatatactccctccgttccaaattataagtcgctttgacttttttggttcatccattttgctatgtatctagacatattattatatctagatgcatagcaaaatggatgtaccaaaaaagtcaaagcgacttataatttggaacggagggagtaacttGAAGCTTCCTTAAAACTGCGCATAAGTAAATGGTATTACCATGGATTTTACTCTTTTCACCATAACACCTTGCTTTCTGACCTTTGCAGTATGACATGAAGCTACTAGCTGTTGACATACCAATGGCATCAGGTCCTGACCAGCGGCTGTTCCTCGTCGGTGATGAACAAGAGTACAAGGTGGGCGGGGGCTTGATATCTGAGCTGCGAGACCCGATCGTAAAGGCTATGGCTGCAGAGAAGGAGTTTGATTATCTTGATGAAAGAGAGGATGAGGAGGATGAGCGGAGGGAGCGTGAGGAGGCGGAGCAAGAGGCAGCAGAAGCATTGAGGCACGAGGAGGAAAGATTGCGCCAGGAGGGTGAAGAACGGAGGCGGCGGGAGGAGGCCGAGAGGCTGGAGAAAGCTACGTGACATGATTTAACTGTATCGATTTTCCACCTTGTGCATTATTTTCTGCTTCTCTTTCTCCCGGAGTGTAGCAATCATCGTTTCAACATCAAGAGATGATTGCTTCTGAGTTCATTTGAGTTCCTGGTGGTCGATTCGGCGTCACCAGTCTCAAGTTGTTGAGAAGAAAGGAATAATTTCGCCTGTTCCACAACAAATCACTTGGGCGAAGCAATGCAATTTAGTGGTTGATCAATTGTTAACCTTTTTGATGCACGTCTGCGCTGCGCTCATGGAATTGAGATGGCCTGAGCCAGTTTACCTGCTCAACTTCTAGCCATGTTGCTGTTCTGCTTAAGCGGAATcacttagggcgcgtttagtcgGCTGGAATTTGGATGTGCAAAGTTTGCATAGTGTCAGATTccctactgtagcattttgtttgtatttggtaataattgtctaaccgttgactaattatgctcgaaatgttcgtctcgcaaagtacaaccaaactgtgtaattagtttttaatttcgtctacttttagtattccatgcatgtaccgcaagtttgatgtgaccgtgaatcttctttttgtatagtgccaaagttgggaactaaacaaggcttaATAAGCTCTGATCGTGGTCGTTGCACAATGTTTTGCTGAGGGCATGTTGATGCGATGGATTTGACTATCGAGATTGAGTGAAACGTCGGTGGTCACATTCCTTACTTGCGAAACAAGGAAATGCTGTGACGGCAAATGTCATGTGTTTTGTCAGGTTGTTAGCGTGCTATACAAACACGTACACGATCCATATAATTCAGAACATTTTTATTTTGGATTCGATCCAGgagaagaacaaaaaaaaaacttggaaCACTTGGGCGAAAACCTTGATGAAAGAGAGGGAGGGGGGAAAAAATCGCCCAGGACCAAGAGCCCAGGGATGGTAGTAGTACAACTACTGTACCAGGCAGTGAAACGGGCTGCAGTGACTTCTAACAGCGCGATTCTTGAAGCACGTCATCATCAGTCGTTGATGACTTGATTACTGCCCGCTAATGCATCCACGTCAGCAGAGCTTTACATTACACGGAAGGAACGCcaagtcttttttttttcttttttttttccttttccgaCCAAAGGAACGCCAAGTCTCGTGAGACGGCCCGTTCGGCTGCTTGAAAACGGCTGGCTGGGCTGGTTTTTAGCCGACTGATCAGCCTAGCCGTTCGGCGGCCCAC
Coding sequences within:
- the LOC136451544 gene encoding uncharacterized protein; translated protein: MAAALSSSRRALHTLHRRLLLHPFPSPAAAARRALPTLTPTRTPIPAHSPTFSSSRFFTNPRPAPDARLRRGRLVGGVRSAASGGSKLAPLGQGVKGLGRPVEAARSAAARYRAAVGLQVEAFWRRNYMVLVGAGAVVVCVALWRIMFGIASTFVGLSEGMAKYGFLALATAIVAFAGMYARARLTINPDKVYRLAMTKLNTSAAILEVMGAPLTGTDVRAYVMSGGGVKLKDFKFKLGSKRCFLIFPIKGSERRGLVSVEVKKKKGQYDMKLLAVDIPMASGPDQRLFLVGDEQEYKVGGGLISELRDPIVKAMAAEKEFDYLDEREDEEDERREREEAEQEAAEALRHEEERLRQEGEERRRREEAERLEKAT